A genomic stretch from Onychostoma macrolepis isolate SWU-2019 chromosome 02, ASM1243209v1, whole genome shotgun sequence includes:
- the LOC131524572 gene encoding serotransferrin-1-like, with protein sequence MNILLISLLGCLVVALPSAGAQKVKWCVKSQNELMKCQYLATKAPELECHLKPSMTDCMSSIKVGDADAATADGEHVYQAGLINYKLHPIIAETYKKECCYAVAVVKSDANFNINDLKGKTSCHSSYQSPEGWNIPIGRMVAKGVITWDGPEDMPIEKAVSQFFSSSCIPGISKAQYPNLCQACQGDCSCSQNEKYYGDEGALLCLINGDAQVAFVCHNAIPENVRQNYQLLCMDGSRKSVEEYKDCYLAKEPARAVISRKDTDSDHIYKVLKQIPATDLFSSDTFGGKDLIFSDSAFELMELPKSTDSFLYLKEDYYKAMQGIKGIKALPKNKVEWCAIGHQEKTKCDNLPDSPMDCRMASSVDECIKKIMRREADAVAVDGGQVYIAGKCGLVPVMVEQSDEQKCTEGGEAASYYVVAVVRKGSGVTWNKLRGRKSCHTGLNRNAGWKVPDSAICGKTHDCTLYNFFSKGCAPGADPNTNMCELCKGSGKAVGDESKCKASSDEIYYGYDGAFRCLAETTGEVAFIKHTIVGDYTDGKGPGWAKDLKSDDFELICPESPDISVKHTEFATCSLAKVPAHAVITREDARTDVVNTLKAAQAKSNVLFKSENERNLLFTDTTKCLQENTKPLNEFLTSKYIDMIERSYTIAQGEPDLVKACTLDNCVVAT encoded by the exons ATGAACATCCTGCTCATCTCCTTGCTGGGGTGCCTTG TTGTGGCACTGCCCTCAGCCGGCGCTCAAAAAGTCAAATGGTGTGTGAAGTCACAGAATGAGCTGATGAAATGCCAATACCTTGCCACCAAAGCACCAGAGCTTGAGTGTCATCTCAAACCTTCTATGACTGATTGCATGTCAAGCATCAAG GTTGGTGATGCAGATGCTGCAACTGCAGACGGAGAACATGTTTACCAAGCTGGACTCATAAATTATAAGCTCCATCCTATCATTGCAGAGACATATAAAaa AGAATGCTGTTATGCTGTGGCTGTGGTAAAGAGTGATGCTAACTTCAATATCAATGATCTCAAAGGAAAGACTTCATGCCACAGTTCTTACCAAAGTCCTGAAGGCTGGAATATACCCATAGGAAGAATGGTAGCTAAAGGGGTAATTACCTGGGATGGACCTGAAGATATGCCTATTGAGAAGG CTGTGTCACAGTTCTTTTCAAGCAGCTGCATTCCTGGAATATCAAAAGCCCAATACCCAAACCTGTGCCAGGCTTGCCAGGGTGACTGCAGCTGctcacaaaatgaaaaatactacGGTGACGAAGGAGCCTTACT GTGCTTGATAAATGGTGATGCACAAGTTGCCTTTGTTTGCCACAATGCAATTCCAG AGAATGTGAGGCAGAACTACCAGCTGTTGTGCATGGATGGCAGCAGAAAAAGCGTTGAGGAGTACAAGGACTGCTACCTCGCCAAAGAGCCTGCCCGTGCTGTCATCAGCCGCAAGGACACAGATTCAGACCACATTTATAAAGTCCTTAAACAGATTCCG GCCACAGATCTTTTCTCTTCTGATACTTTTGGGGGTAAAGACCTGATATTCTCAGACTCTGCGTTTGAGCTCATGGAGCTTCCTAAGAGCACAGACTCTTTCCTCTACCTGAAAGAAGATTATTATAAGGCCATGCAAGGCATTAAAG GTATCAAAGCATTACCCAAGAACAAAGTTGAATGGTGTGCCATTGGCCACCAAGAGAAAACTAAGTGTGACAATTTACCGGATTCTCCTATGGACTGCCGAATGGCATCATCTGTGGACGAGTGCATCAAGAAAATCATG CGCAGAGAAGCAGATGCTGTTGCAGTTGATGGTGGCCAGGTATATATTGCTGGAAAGTGTGGTCTAGTTCCAGTTATGGTTGAGCAGAGTGATGAAC AAAAATGCACTGAGGGTGGAG AGGCCGCAAGTTACTATGTCGTGGCCGTGGTGCGTAAGGGCTCAGGTGTAACCTGGAATAAACTGCGAGGAAGGAAGTCCTGCCACACTGGCCTGAACCGCAATGCTGGTTGGAAAGTTCCAGATTCAGCCATTTGCGGCAAAACACATGACTGTACCCTAT ACAATTTCTTCAGTAAAGGCTGCGCTCCTGGTGCTGATCCCAACACAAACATGTGTGAACTGTGTAAAGGCAGTGGGAAGGCGGTAGGAGATGAGAGCAAGTGCAAAGCCTCTTCTGATGAGATTTATTATGGCTATGATGGGGCTTTCAG GTGTCTTGCAGAAACAACAGGTGAAGTTGCTTTCATCAAGCACACTATTGTTGGGGATTACACTGATG GTAAAGGACCAGGCTGGGCTAAGGATCTGAAGTCTGATGATTTTGAACTGATCTGTCCAGAATCACCAGACATATCAGTAAAACACACTGAATTTGCTACATGTAGCCTTGCCAAAGTACCAGCTCATGCTGTGATCACCCGGGAAGATGCACGCACCGATGTGGTGAACACTCTAAAGGCGGCTCAA GCCAAATCGAATGTCCTGTTCAAGtcagaaaatgaaagaaaccTTCTTTTCACTGATACCACTAAATGCCTTCAAGAGAATACTAAACCTCTGAACGAATTCCTGACTTCAAAGTACATTGATATGATTGAAAGGTCCTACACAATTGCCCAGGGTGAACCAG ATCTGGTGAAGGCCTGCACTTTGGATAACTGCGTAGTAGCCACATAA